TTGACCTCGTACTGATCGTGGGGGGTTGCCCGTTCCCAGATCCGTTCGTATGCGGTGGCGTGCCGGGAGACCGTGCCGTGCTCGTCGCAGAGTTCCTTGCCGACCCATTCGCCGTCGCCGGAGAAGTGGTGGACACGCATCAGCCGCCCGTCGAAGATCCACAGGTCGGCGCCCGGGACGAGGAGATCCCACGCGCGGTGCCGGGGGAGCCAGCGCACCTCCTCGCCGGCCTCCACATTGGCGCGGGTCTGGTAGTGCTCCCATGCGATGTAGTCGGTGACCGGCTCGGACACGAGCCTCACGCGCCGCACGTGGACACCGCGGGCGACAGCGTCCGCGATGTTCTGGTGGTAGGGACGCCACCAGGAATCCCGGTCGTCCCAGTCCACCCGCCGACCGTCCTGCCAGGCTTCGAAGCGGGGGTTGGTGAAGTAGGTGTCCCTCATCTCCAGATGGGCGGCCGACTGCCTGGTGTCGGCGAGGAGTTCAGCGAACTCCGGGATCGAGTTCATCGCACGCCTTCCTGAGGATCGGGATCATACGGGCCGGGATCCTGATGACGGTCTCGCCGGACGGGATGGGCGCCCTCGCCGGGGACAAAGCGTCGCAGGTCGCGGTCGTCTCGTCGTCGGCCTGGTAGCTCTGGATCAGCAGATCGTCCGTGCTCGTGTCCACCCAGACTGTGGGGCATCCGTCCTCGTCTGTCTCGGGGTCGATCCCGACGAACCTGATGTTCATGGTGGCTGGTCTCCCGCACTGGTCGGTTGCAGCGATTTACACCACCATCCTGCGTGTGCGGAACCGGGTCAAGAGCACATGTTGCTCATGAACAGCACTTTTAAACGGCCATGTAATTCGGTGCAACTCCGTGGCTTGCTCCATGGGGGGTCTCCTACGGTCGAGGCAGACGACGGAATCCGGCGGCCTGGTGAACGGCCCCGGGCATGGCCGACCGTGAAGGAGTCGACGTGCCGAACCACGCCGCCCGCCAACCCGCTGCGGACCGCGACGACCCGCCGGACATCGCCACCATGCGCTCCACCGCCGACCGGATCCTCGCCTCCGACGCGAAGCCCGTCAGCCCCGAGGGCCTGGAGACGCTCCGGGATCGCCATGCGCGGCCAGATCGAACTACTCATCCCCGTAGTTCAAGGCCTGGCCGCCGGGTTCCCGAAAGGGGACATCCCGCGTGAGTGCGCCCTGGCCGGTGCGCGTGAAGCCAGCGCGCGGCTCCAGCTGGGTGCCGACGGCAGCAGCCCCGCGCGCATGTCCGTGTCGATGAAACTGGCCCGCTCCGTTGTCGCCCTGTGCGACCACTACGAGAACCTCGACGGCCGGTGATCTTCCCGGCCTCGTGACACGCCTGAACTCCCGCCCCGGCCACCACCCCCGGACAGGTCCAGTGACCGAGGCGGGTTGCACCACACAGCACGGCGACGACACCCCAGAAGGGCAGGTCAATGACCGTCACACTCGAACAGCCGGCCAGGACGCTCACGCGGGACCCGAAGGAGCTCCTGAACGCGGTCGCTCCGCACATCACCGAGCTGACCGTCAACGTGTTCGACTCCGGAATGAGCCTGTGGGACCGCGAGGTCTCCCTGCTCCTGCGCGAGCACACCATGGTCCGCGACATGGCCGAACGGATCCTCGGCAACGCCGTCCTGTACGTCATGGGCTCCATCGAGAACCCCGACGTCCACCTGGGCGTCGGCAAGCTCGTCGACATCGGCGTCCACCAGCTCATCCTCGACACACCCGTCTGGTGGGGCATCTGCCGCCTGTACAACGGTGGCCGGTTCAAGCATCACGCCCCGTTCATCGAACGCCGCCGCGACGGCCTGTGCCTGCGTACCGGCGACTTCCTGCGCTCCCAGGGCTGGGCCATCGACGAGGAGCTGTGGGCCATCGACGGCACGGACTGCTCACCGTGCGACGACAAGGTCCCCGACAGTCACTGACCCCGGCAGACCCCGACTACAGTCGCCCCCGCCCTCACGGCTCCCCGAGGGCGGGGGCTCCCGTCCCGACGACCGGAGGAAGAGCTGTGCCCGTACCGCACGACATCGTCGCCGAGACCGAACTGTGGGACGCCTACGCGGAGTCCGCGTTCAAGGACGACGCCGAACCGTCGTTCTGCTGGACCCAGTACGCCGGCCACGGCCCGGGCCCCGAACTGCTGGGCAGCCCGCAGACCGTGCTGGAGATCGGATGCGGCACCGGCCGCGCCCTCGCCCACCTCGCGGGACAAGGCGTCAAGGCCACCGGGGTGGACCTGTCGCCGCGCATGGTGGCGCTCGCGGGCGAGAAGTGGGCGCCACTCGGAGTGCGGATCGAGCGGGGGGAGATCCTCGACTGGCTCGCCGCCGACGAGGGTCGGTACGACGCCGTGTACTCCGTCTTCGGCGCGGCCTGGTTCACCGACCCCTCCCGCCTCTTCCCACTCGTCCGCGAGCACCTCGTACCGGGTGGCGTCTTCGTGTTCTCCCAGCCGCCGGCCATCCCGGGTGCCTACGGGCCGCAGGGTATGTACAAGGGCGGGTTCGCGGGGAAGGCCATGTTCACGTACCGGTACAGCTACAAGCCCGCGGTGTGGGAGCGGCGCCTGCTCCGAGCCGGCTTCGCGTCCGCTGAGGCGACGGTGGTTGAGGCCCCGGCAGCCGGGCACATCGGCACGCTCATCGTCCAGGCCCGCGCCTGACAGCAGTGTCACGCCCCCGGTCGGCGTCCTTCGACCCACCGGCGGACCGGGACGGCGGCGGGGGCAGCGTCATCAGGGCCTCCGGCGGGACGGTGTGGTCGAGGAGGTGGAGGGGCGCCGCACGGACTCCGGCTGCCTCGGCGGCGTGCCAGTGGGCGAGGGCGCGGGGAAGGTCGACGAGGCCGTGGATCAGGGGGAGTTCCGTGTCCGAAGAGTGGGTGCGGGCGTGGGCGTGGAGGAGGGACTCCAGGCGGCAGGAGGCGAGGGTGTCGGGGAGGTGGAGCGCGAGGTGGTGCTGGGTGGGGGCGGTGGCGTGGCCGGTGAGGGCGGCGGCCGGGAGATCCGGTGCCAGGTGGGTCTCGGTGGAATCGAGGGCCAACAGGCCGCCTCCCACGATCAGTACGTCCCGCTCGCCCCTCATCCGCTCCAGGGCCCGCGCGGTGTCGAAACAGTGCGGGAAGGAGTCGTCCACGACGATCGTGCCGGGGCGCAGATGGTCCACGTCCAGCAGGGCCGTGGGGCCGCCGCTGACCGCCGTGACGATGAGGTCGGACGACTCGTAGACCTCGGTGGGGAGAGTGCGGGGGTCGGTGGACTCGACGACCCGTACGGCCGTCGTGGGGTGGGCGGCCGACAGTTCCGCCGCCAGGTGGTGGAGGCGGGGGGCGCTGCCGGGGACGTCGCAGAGCAGGAGGCGGGCCGGCGGGGCGGGGCTGAGGGCGAGCAGCAGACGCAGCGACGACGTGCCGATGGAACCGAGGCCGACGACGGCGAGGGTCAGCTCGGCCAGCTCCCGGTCGGTCGCCCGGAGCGCGGCTCGGACGGTTTTCACTACGGCGACGGTGGTGGCCGCGTGGCCGGTGGTGAGGGTGGTCGGCGTGGTCGAGGTGGTCAAGTGAGGGGGTGTCGGCTGGAGTTCACGGAGGACGTCGTAGCCGTAGCCGGTGAGGGACGGGATCATGCCCGCCAGGGAGACACAGCGGGCACCGAGGGACGCGGCGTGGTCCACGGCGCGGGCGGTCAGGGCGGCCAGGGTGCTCGGGGCGGACGGGGAGGACGTCGGGTCCGGGTTGAGGTCGGCGGGGCTCAGGTCGGTGGGGAGTGGGCCGGTGAGTTCGTCCGCGAAGAGGGGGAGGGAGATGAAGCCGGATCTGCCCAGGGGGGTGGTGACGGTCTCCAGGACTCGGGGGCGGCCGTCCGGGAAGAGGAGGGCGCGGAGTTGTGCGCGGCTCGGGACGGCGTGCGCGGGGAGCCCGGCGAAGGCGGCCAGGTGGTGGGGGGCCGGGAGGTAGCCGATGAGGGCCGCGTCGAGGGCGTGGTCGCGGCGGCCCGGTGATTCCTCCAGCGCTCCCCTCAACTCCCTTGCAAACTCAGTTAGTTCGTCTGCGGACATGGCCTTCGACGACGCGCGCGCCGTGATGCTCAGCCCTTCGCCGTCCGGGGAGGGGCGTACGGCCAGGAAGACATCGGTGCCCACTGGCGGCGGGGCGAGTTCGGTGTCGCCGTCGTCGGCCCGGAGCGACAGCGTGGTGTCGGGTGGCGCGTCGAGCGAGCCGAAGTCGAGGAACGTGAAGAAGAACTGGGCGGTACGGGGCAGCCCTTGGGGTGTACGGAGGTCCAGGGGGCCGGTGGCGCGGGCCGCGAGCGTCTCGGCGGCGATACGGCGGAGGTCCTCGGCGAAACCCGGTGCGGGCTCGGCGCTGTCGGACGGTGCCACCGGTCGCAGCGCCACCGCCTCGGCGAACGGGCCGAAGACGCGGTGGGCGTCGTCGACCGTCTCGTCCCTGCCGGTCACGGCCAGGCCGACGACCAGGTCGCGGCGGCCGGTGAGGGTGGCGAGGGCGCGGTAGTACGCGGTGAGGACGGGGGCGTGGAGCGTGGTGCCCGCCGTCCGGGCGAGGCTGCGCAGGGCCCGGGTGCGGTCGGCGTCCAGGGTGAGGGTGGCGGTGTGGAAGGCGGGGGTGCTTTCAACGGAGTGGGTGTGGAGGACGGGTGGGGTGTACGGGGTGTGGTGGCGGGCGCGGTAGTCGTCGTCCGTCTGTGGTGCCGGTGCCGGTGCCAGTGTTCGGGCGGGTGTGGTTCGGCGGAGGACGTGGTCGCGGAAGGTGGAGGTCAGGGGCTCCAGGCCGTGGGGGAGGCCGCGTTCGAAACGGCCGTACACGGTGAGGAGTTCGCGGGTGAGGAGGGCCGCGCTGTAGCCGTCGCCGATGAGGTGGTGGGCGTGGACGAGGAGGACGTGCTCGTCCGGGGCGAGCGTGAACAGGCGCAGGCGGAACAGGGGCCAGGCCCAGGGTTCGAAGCGGCGGCTCGCCTCCGCTGCCGTCCGTTCCTCCAGCAGGCCGGGGTGAGCGAGGGTCTCCGTCTCGACGGGAAGCCGGAGCGAGGCGGGGAGTTCCTGCTGCACGGGTGGGCGCGCGCCGGCCGGGAAGACCGTGCGGAGCATGGGGTGCCGGGCCACGAGGACGTCCACGGCCCGTTGAAACAGGTCGGGGTCGAGGGCGCCGTCGATACGGAAGCGGGCCAGCCAGGCGGGGTTGGGGCCGCCGCCGGACGCCAGGGCGTCGGCGAGGAGGAAGCCCTGTTGGGAGGGGGTGAGGAGGTAGGGCGTGAGGGGGGAAGGGGTGGGGGTGGGGGCCTCGGGTGGTGCGGTGGTGTCGGCGGTGTCGATGGCTGTGGCCAGGGCCGAAAGCGTGCGGTGGGTGTAGAGGGCGGTCGGGCGTGGCAGTGCGGGGCGTTCGCGGCGGAGGCGCGAGAACAGTTCCAGCACAGTGATGGAGTCGCCGCCGAGGGTGAAGAAGTCGTCCTCGCGGCTGATCTCGGACGTCGGTGTCTCCAGCAGTTCGGACCAGATGCGCGCCAGCAGTCGCTCGGTGGGCGTCGCGGGCGGTGTGCGCCGGGGGTCGGGGAGCGCGCTCTCGCCACGGGGAGCGAGGCGGTTGCGGTCGATCTTGCCCGTGCCGGTCAGCGGGAGGGCCGGGAGGGAGTGGACGCGCGCGGGGAGCATGTACGGGGGGAGGGTGCGGGAGAGGAAGCCGCGCACCTCGCGGGGGTCGAGGGTGGCGGTGGTCCTCGGCTCCACGTACGCCTCCAGGCGCCCGTCGCGCAGCAGGACCGCCGCGCGGGAGACTCCGGGGTGGGTGAGCAGGGCGGCCTCGATCTCGCCGAGTTCGACGCGGTGGCCGCGGACCTTCACCTGGTCGTCGAGTCGGCCCAGGAACTCCAGTACCCCGTCGGCCGTACGGCGGACGCGGTCGCCGCTGCGGTACCAGCGGCGGCCGTCCCGTTCGGTGAAGGCGGCGGCGGTGAGGTGGGGGTCGCCCAGATAGCCGGGGGTGAGGCCGGTGCCGGTGATCAGGAGTTCGCCGGGTTCGCCGGTGGCGCACTCGTGGCCGTCCTCGCCGATGACGGTCAGTTCCGTACCGGTGATCGGGCGGCCGATGGGGAGGTGGCGGACGTCGTCCGCCGGGCGGGTGTCGATGATGTGGCAGGTGGCGTTGATGGTGGTCTCGGTGGGGCCGTAGAGGTTGGCTATCCGTCCGCCGGACCGTCCGCCGGTTCGTCCGTTGGTTCGTCCGTTGGTTCCTCCTCCGGTTCGTTCGCCGGTTCGTCCGCCGGTGCCCGTGAGGTCGAACCAGCGGCGTACGTGGGCGGCGGGCAGGGCCTCGCCGCCCACGTGGACCCAACGCAGGGCGGAGAGGTCGGGGGCGGTGCCGCCGTTGCGGCGGGCGTGTTCCTCGGCGGCCGTGAGCAGACGTTCCCACAGGGTGGGGACCGAGCTCCAGACCGTGATCCGGTCCGCCACGACATGGTCGAGCAGGGCCTCCGGGTCGCGCAGCAGGTCGCGCGAGAGGGTGTGCACGGTGGCGCCGACCAGCAGGGGTGCCAGCAACTGCCGTACGGAGGCGTCGAAACAGGCCGACGCGGTCTGCGCGAGCCGGTCGCCGGGGCCGTAGCCGAAGGTGGACAGCGACCAGTCGAGGTAGTTCGTCATCGACCGGTGGGTGATGGGGACGGCCTTGGGGCGACCCGTCGAGCCGGAGGTGAAGATGACGTACGCGATGGCGTCGGGATCGGGCGAGGGGATCGGTTCGGCATCTGTGGTGGGTGCGGGAGCTGTGGTGGGTGCGGGAGCTGTGGTGGGTTCGGGGGCCCGAGGGGTGTCGGGATCGGGGACCGGGATGATTGCGATGTCGTCCAGGGCGGTGGCCGTGTCGTGGGTCGCCGGGGCACAGACCAGGACGCGAACTCCCGTACGGGACAGCTGATCCCGGAGCCGGGCGGTGGGGTGGGTGGCGTCCAGCGGTACCCAGCCGGCGCCCGCCCGCAGGATGCCGACGACTCCGGTGACCGTGGCCGTGCCGCCCGGTTCCGTGAGGAGCCCGACCAGGTCGCCGGGGCGTACGCCGTGCGCGCGCAGCCGGGTGGCGAGGGTGGCGGAGGTGGCGTCCAGGGCCGCGTAGGTGAGGGTGGTCCCGTCGTCGGCGGTGACGGCGAGGGACCGGGGGGTGGCGCGGAACTGGGTGCGGAGACGGTCCACGATTCCGCCGCGGCCGCCGCGGTCTGTGTCGGCCGTGGTGGGGGCCGGGGTGGGGGCCGGGGTGGGGGCCGGGGTGGCGGGGATCGCCGCCGTGGTGGCCGCCCGTAGTTCCGTGACGTACTCGTCGGCGAGGCGCCGTACGGTCTTGGGGCGGAACAGGTGGGCCGGGTGGTTCCACGACAGGCGCAGGGCGGCGCCGGCCTCCCAGCAGAGGAGGCCGAGGCGGGTGGCGGCGGAGGCCGTGGCCGCGGCCGTCGGGGTGACGGTGACGGGCCAGTCGGGGCCGTGGACCACCGGGAAGCGGGCGAAGCTGAAGCCGGCCTCGGCCACCGTGCGCGGGGCGGGGCCCGTGGCGGGGCGCACCTCCGACAGCAGCCGGGCGAAGTCCACGCTGCTCAGGGTCGCGTGGGCCTCGGCCTCCCGCCAGATTCCAAGCAGCCGGTCGGCGAGCGCGGTGACCGGTTCGGCGGGGTCGACGTCCACGAACACCGGGAGGGTGTCGGCGAGCGGCCCCACCAGACGGTCGATGCCGGCGATCGGCGACTCCCGCCGCGCCCTGGCCACGTTGACCGCGACGGCTCGCCGTCCGCTCCACCGCGCCAGGCAGCGGCCGTACGCCGCCAGCAGCAGGTGGAACAACGAGACCCCGTGCCGCGCGGCCGTCTCGCGGAGCGCGGCGGTCAGTTCCTCGTCGAGGTCGGTGCGGTGGTGGGTGAGGGGTGGGGCGGGGGGTGCCTCGGGGTCGCCGTCGTAGGGGAGGGAGGGGAGGGACGGTGCGTGTGAGGCCAGCTGGGTGCGCCAGTGGTCGAGGTCCCGCGCGTACGCCGGGGACTGGCGTTCGGCGGTGAGGGTGGCGGCGTAGTCCGTGAACTGGGCTTGTGGGGTGGGTAGTTGGGGGCGATCCCGATCCCCGGCGCGGGTCAACTCCGTGTAGAGCGACCAGAGTTCCTCGGCCATGAGCTTGAGGCTGAAGCCGTCGGCTGCGGCGTGGTGGACGACGAGGAGCAGGTGGGTGAGGTGGGTGTCCTCGGGGACGACCACGGCTCGTACCGGGTCCTCCGTCCTGAGGTCGAACGGGCGGTTGCAGAGGTCGTGTTCGAGCTGGTGCAGGTCGTGGGGGTCCAGGTGGTCCTGGATCTCGTACCAGCGTGGGGCCGTGTCGAGGGGGCCCGCCGGGGCGGCGTACTGGCTCGAGCGGGCGGTTCCGTCGTCCGTGATCCGCATGCGCAGCATGGGGTGGCGGGCGGAGAGGTGGGCGAGTGCGTGGCCGAGGACGGTGGTGTCGAGGGGGCCGCTGATGCTCTGCCGTACGTAGCCGTACGCGGTGAGGCCCTCGTGGAGGGTTTCGGTGGTGTGGAAGGCGAGTTGGAGGGGGG
This genomic stretch from Streptomyces deccanensis harbors:
- a CDS encoding DUF6879 family protein; its protein translation is MNSIPEFAELLADTRQSAAHLEMRDTYFTNPRFEAWQDGRRVDWDDRDSWWRPYHQNIADAVARGVHVRRVRLVSEPVTDYIAWEHYQTRANVEAGEEVRWLPRHRAWDLLVPGADLWIFDGRLMRVHHFSGDGEWVGKELCDEHGTVSRHATAYERIWERATPHDQYEVKVK
- a CDS encoding DUF6415 family natural product biosynthesis protein — translated: MRGQIELLIPVVQGLAAGFPKGDIPRECALAGAREASARLQLGADGSSPARMSVSMKLARSVVALCDHYENLDGR
- a CDS encoding class I SAM-dependent methyltransferase, encoding MPVPHDIVAETELWDAYAESAFKDDAEPSFCWTQYAGHGPGPELLGSPQTVLEIGCGTGRALAHLAGQGVKATGVDLSPRMVALAGEKWAPLGVRIERGEILDWLAADEGRYDAVYSVFGAAWFTDPSRLFPLVREHLVPGGVFVFSQPPAIPGAYGPQGMYKGGFAGKAMFTYRYSYKPAVWERRLLRAGFASAEATVVEAPAAGHIGTLIVQARA